The Sporosarcina sp. Te-1 DNA window CAGATGTGTCCCGGTCAGTCAACGGCCGGTTGTCAACCAATTCCCAAGTGCTTATCTCTTTTCCTGCATAGGTTTTAAGTCTATAATATTCAAAATAAAAATAGACACTTTGTACTAAGGGGTATGACAAATGGACTTTCGAGAATTAATTAGATTAATTAATGAGGCAACTGACAAGCTGGATTTAGTAACCGCAAGAAAGTATATTGAGGACAACTTAGAGATATTGCTGCCGAATAAGCATCTATTTCGAGGGAACTCCAGGGCATTGCTCGATTTGCTTGCCGAAAATGAAAACCATGTGAAGCCGTTGAATCGGATTGAAATGAACATCATTCAGGCGATCAATGTCTACGCATCCAAATTTGACTTGCGAGGGCTCCGTATTTCAGCCAAAAATAATACGGATCTTTTACTGAGACCCGACGTTAAATATTATTTGAACGAGGACGCGAAATTCCTTTTGGAAGGGATGAAGGCAATCCACTGAGAAAGACATATCTATCCTGAGTGCGGGATAGTATCCTTTCATGTACTGTAAGTGATAAAATGAGGTTCGCAACAGCCGAAGGGCTTGCCATGAAAGGAGGCAGTTCGATGAGGGGAGTTTATATCCATATTCCTTTTTGCCATCAGATTTGCCATTACTGTGATTTTAATAAGGTGTTTTTTAACAACCAGCCGGTTGATGAGTACATAGAATCAATTGGAAATGAGCTGTCGATTTTAAAAAGTGAGGGAGCCTCCTTTGACCATGCTGAGACGGTCTTTCTAGGAGGAGGAACTCCGACTGCATTGTCAGAAAAGCAATTGAAACGTTTGTTGGAGATCATCCGTACGTATATAGATGTGGAAGCGTTAAAGGAGTTTTCGACAGAAGCTAACCCCGATGAATTAACCGAGGAAAAATTGAAGGTGTTGAAGGATGGCGGGGTCACGCGACTCAGTATTGGTGTCCAATCGTTTGATGATGAATTGCTCCGCAAGATCGGACGGACCCACGGATCGCTTGATGCAGAGAGAGTAATTGGTAATGCAAGAGACATCGGTTTTGAAAATATCAGCATCGATTTGATCTATGGTCTGCCTGGACAGACGATTCGGCAATGGGAACATACATTGGATCGTGCCCTAGCGCTGGATCTCCCCCATTACTCCGCCTATTCGCTGATCGTGGAACCCAAAACTGTCTTCTATAACTTGATGAACAAGGGGAAACTGCCTTTGCCAGGTGAAGACATCGAAGCGGAAATGTTCGGGATGCTGATGGAGCGGATGAAATTTGAGGGAAGAACGCAATATGAAATCAGCAATTTTGCTATACCAGGTTACGAATCGATTCATAATATGATTTATTGGCAGAACGATGAGTACGCCGGTATTGGAGCGGGTGCTCATGGCTTCTTGGGCGGTAGCCGGTATGCTAATGTCGGACCATTGAAAAAGTATATGGAAAAAGTTGAAATTGGTCAGCGTCCGCTGCTCGAATCTCATTTGGTGACACCAAGTGAGGCAATGGAAGAAGAGATGTTTTTAGGATTGCGGATGATGACAGGGGTCTCAGAACGAGTATTTCAACAAAAATTCGGAAAACGGTTTACGGATGTGTATGGAGAGGAACTCAGAAAACTTGTAGAAGAAGGCCTTCTTGACCAGAAAGAGGATACTTATAAACTGACGCTGCTGGGTATATTCCGTGGGAACGAAGTATTTCAGCGTTTTTTAAAGTGAGAAAGCCAATTCGTTGACACCTTAGAAGAGATTTGTTAAATTATGAGTAGAATTAGCACTCGCATTTAAAGAGTGCTAACAGGAGTGATGAACATGTTGACAAACAGGCAATTGCTAATCTTGCAACTGACGGTTAACGATTTCATCGAATCCGCACAACCTGTCGGATCAAGGCAGTTATCTAAAAAACCTGAAGCTCCTTTCAGTCCGGCGACCATCCGAAATGATATGGCGGACCTAGAGGAACTAGGATTTTTGGAAAAGACCCATACTTCTTCCGGGCGGGTCCCATCTGAGAAAGGATATCGTTATTACGTCGATCATCTCTTGCAACCAGAGAAATTAAATTTGGAAGATAGTATGCAACTTAGGTCCATCTTTCAAAATCGTGTATTAGAAACGGAAGAGTTGATCAGGAATTCGGCGGTCATCCTTTCCGAATTGACCAATTACACAGCTATCCTGCTTGGACCGGACGTAACGACGCATTCTGTAAAACGGTTCTCCATCGTCCCGTTGGATGAATCGAAAGCGGTCGCGATTATCGTCACGGACAGCGGCCACGTGGAAAATCGTGTTTTCGATGTTCCGGAAGGGTTAACAGCCTCCGATATTGAAAAAATGGTCAATATATTAAACGAACGGCTCACGGGAACTCCACTCATGCATTTGCAGCGAAAGCTCGCTTCAGCGGCAAAATCCGTGCTGGAACAACATGTGAATAAAGCCGGTGAGTTGTTTGTATCTTTCCAGAAAGCGACAGCAATTAAACCGGAAGAGCGCCTGTTCTACGGCGGAAAAATGAACATGTTGAAACAGCCTGAATTCCATGATATTGATAAGATGAAAATGTTCTTCGAATTGATGGAAAGCGGAGCGCTTGCACTCGCATTTTTCCAGGATGACACAAAAGGGATCCATGTCCGCATCGGGTCTGAAAATAACCTTGATGCAATGGGTGATTGCAG harbors:
- the hemW gene encoding radical SAM family heme chaperone HemW — its product is MRGVYIHIPFCHQICHYCDFNKVFFNNQPVDEYIESIGNELSILKSEGASFDHAETVFLGGGTPTALSEKQLKRLLEIIRTYIDVEALKEFSTEANPDELTEEKLKVLKDGGVTRLSIGVQSFDDELLRKIGRTHGSLDAERVIGNARDIGFENISIDLIYGLPGQTIRQWEHTLDRALALDLPHYSAYSLIVEPKTVFYNLMNKGKLPLPGEDIEAEMFGMLMERMKFEGRTQYEISNFAIPGYESIHNMIYWQNDEYAGIGAGAHGFLGGSRYANVGPLKKYMEKVEIGQRPLLESHLVTPSEAMEEEMFLGLRMMTGVSERVFQQKFGKRFTDVYGEELRKLVEEGLLDQKEDTYKLTLLGIFRGNEVFQRFLK
- the hrcA gene encoding heat-inducible transcriptional repressor HrcA — its product is MLTNRQLLILQLTVNDFIESAQPVGSRQLSKKPEAPFSPATIRNDMADLEELGFLEKTHTSSGRVPSEKGYRYYVDHLLQPEKLNLEDSMQLRSIFQNRVLETEELIRNSAVILSELTNYTAILLGPDVTTHSVKRFSIVPLDESKAVAIIVTDSGHVENRVFDVPEGLTASDIEKMVNILNERLTGTPLMHLQRKLASAAKSVLEQHVNKAGELFVSFQKATAIKPEERLFYGGKMNMLKQPEFHDIDKMKMFFELMESGALALAFFQDDTKGIHVRIGSENNLDAMGDCSVITANYSAGENVEGSIAIVGPKRMDYSRVITLLDIVSGDLSKALANLTIGGGSDRRNGQ